TACCGCGAGCCGACGCCCCAGGGGTACGCCTCCACGCAGGTGCTGGCGCCCGGCGAGAGCATCTCACCGCTGGCCTTCCCTGCGTTGCAGATGTCCGTTGGCATGGTGTTCGGTCGGTAGTCTCCCGCGCCGTCCGGCTACACTCATCGTGCCGCGCACGCC
The DNA window shown above is from Chloroflexota bacterium and carries:
- a CDS encoding Uma2 family endonuclease, yielding YREPTPQGYASTQVLAPGESISPLAFPALQMSVGMVFGR